One Pyrofollis japonicus DNA window includes the following coding sequences:
- a CDS encoding FkbM family methyltransferase encodes MLKLIIPCTQVPEAIANILHVVCFDDYLVNTVLLGTVIPSSIVVDVGAFLGFFTLYVGLLMKREGLIVAVEPNPYARNYLYKNLLENGFENMARVDPRLICASSGWKKLYLTQYWALSSTNPAYIKEMNEEIVAELRLPCITLRQLLGSHKLDRIDLLKIDIEGLEANVLEQALKDNMLEKNRVRAIIVETHYPRDNVARTLSALLRAVRDKGYEVIEINPLIPAWKQVIVVVK; translated from the coding sequence ATGTTAAAGCTCATTATTCCATGCACTCAGGTACCAGAAGCTATAGCTAATATTCTCCACGTGGTTTGCTTTGATGACTACCTGGTAAATACAGTGCTCCTAGGCACTGTGATTCCCAGTTCAATCGTGGTTGATGTGGGCGCCTTTCTCGGGTTCTTTACCCTCTATGTTGGACTCCTAATGAAGAGAGAAGGACTAATTGTAGCTGTTGAACCCAATCCTTATGCAAGGAATTATTTATATAAGAATTTGCTAGAGAATGGCTTTGAAAACATGGCTCGTGTTGATCCTCGCCTTATTTGTGCGTCAAGTGGTTGGAAAAAGCTATACTTGACGCAATATTGGGCGCTTTCATCCACAAACCCTGCATACATTAAAGAAATGAATGAAGAGATTGTGGCTGAACTCCGTCTACCATGTATTACGCTCAGACAACTTCTCGGCTCACATAAACTGGATCGAATTGATCTACTTAAGATAGACATTGAGGGATTAGAAGCAAATGTGCTGGAACAAGCACTTAAAGATAATATGCTTGAAAAGAACCGTGTAAGAGCTATTATCGTTGAGACACATTATCCCAGAGACAATGTCGCGAGGACGCTTTCTGCTTTGTTAAGGGCTGTTAGAGACAAGGGGTATGAAGTAATTGAGATAAATCCTCTAATTCCTGCTTGGAAACAAGTAATTGTCGTGGTAAAATGA
- a CDS encoding MBL fold metallo-hydrolase encodes MEKRVEIVWWAHACVEIKCCGKSLLIDPHDGGSLGPVFKPPSTSPDYILVTHEHYDHNAVEAVARSDTIVVRERIGSFELGPFRITGLRLPHDEFEGRLRGYVVAYRIEVDELKLTHLSDLGRPLTSNEAEKLRADVAFVPAGNVYTLHPKRALEAADTLGAKVVVPIHYWLPGMQLPLDPLDVLLRYAKKWRVVRHDANTIVLSKGDLPEHKTILVLSPPRF; translated from the coding sequence ATGGAGAAAAGGGTAGAGATAGTTTGGTGGGCACATGCGTGTGTGGAGATTAAATGTTGCGGGAAAAGCCTCCTCATAGATCCCCATGACGGTGGCAGTTTAGGCCCCGTTTTCAAGCCGCCTAGTACAAGCCCCGATTACATTCTAGTTACGCATGAACACTATGATCACAATGCAGTGGAGGCTGTTGCCCGTAGCGATACTATAGTGGTGCGTGAGCGTATTGGTAGTTTTGAACTAGGGCCTTTTCGTATAACAGGTCTAAGGCTCCCTCATGACGAGTTTGAGGGGAGGCTAAGAGGATACGTGGTTGCATACCGTATTGAAGTTGACGAATTAAAACTTACACATCTGAGTGACCTAGGTAGGCCTCTTACAAGTAATGAGGCTGAGAAACTGAGAGCCGATGTCGCATTTGTTCCTGCAGGAAATGTCTATACGTTGCATCCTAAGAGGGCTCTTGAGGCTGCTGATACACTTGGCGCGAAAGTTGTGGTGCCTATACATTATTGGCTTCCTGGCATGCAGTTGCCTCTAGATCCTCTAGACGTGTTGCTGCGCTATGCTAAGAAGTGGCGCGTTGTGCGACATGACGCTAATACTATAGTACTGAGTAAGGGAGACCTACCAGAGCATAAGACGATACTAGTACTAAGTCCGCCGCGGTTCTAA
- a CDS encoding ABC transporter permease produces the protein MKRATTIAWKEVLEFLRDKKSIALMIISAFLFPILGLVVTGLQTHQEAPIAVLVCDKSRLANMFANKLVHAIVVTPGLEPVLVNGSVTNNCSLPSNVVAGILIPRGFGVNASDINKPVYIYFYRVVGKAAADQAATILNNIAAEFAHNISISRIRVLAKKAGITVNPDYIRNPVYIVSESVSAGGAPVSPEIVAKANTARFLAFSVFFVLNPAAIAIADAIARERESGTGELLAITPVTGFELLLGKTAGALVAASIAGGIDALAAIAYTSLVLGGLDAGLVAVHVTGVLLAVLVTAAFTMLITLLVPGQRAATLTASMITGFATIIFLSALFVDYSTLPLSIRLAFYMIPYTYVVAAIKSYALGAVTQTILYLLVLLVLTILALIGSAKVYSPERLVKRS, from the coding sequence TTGAAGCGGGCAACTACAATAGCGTGGAAAGAGGTCCTAGAATTCTTAAGGGATAAAAAGAGCATAGCATTGATGATTATTTCGGCTTTCCTATTTCCTATCCTTGGCCTTGTAGTAACAGGGCTACAAACGCATCAAGAGGCCCCCATAGCAGTACTAGTTTGCGATAAGTCTAGGCTTGCAAATATGTTCGCTAATAAGCTTGTACACGCAATTGTTGTAACTCCTGGTCTAGAACCGGTTCTAGTCAATGGCTCGGTTACAAATAATTGTAGCTTACCAAGCAATGTAGTTGCCGGAATACTTATTCCAAGAGGGTTTGGAGTAAATGCCTCAGACATAAACAAGCCAGTCTACATTTACTTCTACAGAGTAGTTGGCAAGGCTGCAGCAGACCAGGCAGCAACTATTCTAAATAATATTGCAGCAGAATTCGCTCATAACATATCAATTAGCCGCATAAGAGTCCTGGCAAAAAAAGCAGGCATTACTGTTAATCCGGACTATATCAGAAACCCCGTTTACATAGTATCTGAGAGCGTTAGTGCAGGCGGAGCACCGGTTTCTCCGGAGATAGTTGCAAAGGCAAATACTGCCAGGTTCCTTGCATTCTCAGTTTTCTTTGTCTTAAACCCCGCAGCCATAGCTATCGCTGACGCCATCGCGAGGGAGCGGGAAAGCGGCACCGGAGAATTACTCGCTATTACGCCAGTAACGGGCTTTGAGCTACTACTTGGCAAGACTGCTGGCGCTCTCGTAGCAGCGTCAATAGCTGGAGGAATAGATGCTTTGGCCGCGATAGCGTACACCTCCCTGGTTCTCGGAGGACTTGACGCTGGACTTGTAGCTGTACATGTCACCGGAGTTTTGCTCGCCGTACTGGTCACTGCGGCGTTCACAATGCTTATCACTTTGCTCGTTCCAGGCCAAAGAGCAGCAACGCTTACCGCAAGCATGATAACAGGATTCGCAACCATAATATTCCTCTCAGCGCTCTTTGTTGACTATTCAACACTACCGCTATCAATACGACTAGCATTCTACATGATACCTTACACGTATGTTGTTGCAGCAATTAAATCATATGCCCTTGGAGCTGTAACGCAGACCATATTATATCTTTTAGTGCTTTTGGTGTTAACTATTTTAGCTTTAATAGGGTCGGCGAAAGTCTATAGTCCCGAACGGCTTGTTAAGAGGAGCTAG
- a CDS encoding ABC transporter ATP-binding protein produces the protein MLQPHCGDPVLVVNSVLKKFKKGPIIGPITFSINSGEVFALIGPNGAGKTTTIRMIAGIYRPDSGEVKICGTERRQGLIAFVPEESAVYPRLTGYEHLLFYTRLYYSDPRRVQSIVEKAAKISGLGDNLRRKVSEYSKGMKRRLLVALALALETPLLILDEPTSGLDVYSSVEVRKLIVDAARSGRAVLLTSHNMLEVERIADRVAFISEGKIIDIDKPGNLIEKYGGRDLEEAFVNAVKSWRSKEGP, from the coding sequence ATGCTGCAGCCACATTGCGGTGATCCTGTCCTCGTTGTTAACTCTGTGTTAAAGAAGTTTAAAAAAGGGCCAATAATAGGTCCCATCACGTTTAGCATTAATAGTGGAGAAGTTTTCGCACTTATAGGGCCTAATGGCGCCGGCAAGACTACAACAATTAGGATGATTGCCGGCATATATAGGCCGGATAGCGGGGAGGTTAAGATATGCGGGACGGAGAGACGGCAAGGGCTTATAGCATTCGTCCCTGAGGAATCAGCTGTTTATCCGCGACTAACAGGCTACGAGCATCTGTTATTCTATACGAGGCTATACTATAGTGATCCCCGTAGAGTCCAATCAATTGTAGAGAAGGCTGCAAAGATATCCGGCCTAGGAGATAATTTGAGAAGGAAGGTTAGTGAATACAGTAAAGGCATGAAGAGGAGGCTCCTTGTGGCGCTTGCTCTTGCACTTGAAACACCTCTCCTAATTCTTGACGAGCCTACTTCGGGGCTCGACGTATATAGTTCTGTTGAAGTCCGTAAACTGATTGTTGATGCTGCCAGATCTGGACGTGCTGTCTTGCTTACAAGTCATAACATGCTTGAAGTTGAACGCATAGCTGACAGAGTTGCTTTCATATCCGAAGGGAAAATTATTGACATAGATAAACCGGGAAATCTTATAGAAAAATATGGTGGACGTGATCTCGAAGAAGCTTTCGTCAATGCGGTCAAGTCGTGGAGGAGTAAGGAGGGTCCATAG